Proteins encoded within one genomic window of Alteribacter populi:
- a CDS encoding DeoR/GlpR family DNA-binding transcription regulator translates to MLTFERHQAILVKLEEAKVVKLSDLVEATGASESTIRRDLTELESQKKLKRVHGGASLLTRRKDEPSLQEKSTKQSEEKQSLGRFSAELINDGDTVYIDAGSTTQAIVPFLKGKDIIVVTNGLNILNDLVAANTKTYVLGGYVKRGTRAFVGGGAFQTIQSYQFDRAFLGMNGVDVSVGYSTPDPEEAMIKQQAIERSTNAYVVVDHTKLGDVTFSKVADLGSAELITSDKAESELVEIIREQTNVQVVTQQ, encoded by the coding sequence ATGTTGACCTTCGAAAGACATCAAGCCATTTTAGTAAAGCTGGAAGAAGCCAAGGTCGTAAAGCTATCAGATTTAGTCGAAGCTACTGGAGCTTCTGAATCGACAATCCGCAGGGATTTGACAGAGCTTGAATCGCAGAAAAAACTCAAAAGAGTTCATGGTGGAGCTTCTTTACTGACAAGGAGAAAAGATGAACCTTCATTACAAGAAAAAAGCACGAAACAATCAGAAGAGAAGCAGTCTCTTGGCCGTTTTTCCGCTGAGTTAATAAATGATGGAGATACTGTCTATATTGATGCAGGATCAACAACGCAAGCCATCGTTCCTTTCCTAAAAGGAAAAGATATTATCGTGGTAACCAACGGACTAAATATATTAAACGATTTGGTTGCTGCTAATACAAAAACCTATGTACTAGGTGGATATGTAAAAAGAGGTACCCGGGCTTTCGTTGGAGGGGGCGCATTTCAAACGATTCAATCTTATCAATTTGATCGTGCGTTCCTCGGTATGAATGGTGTGGACGTTAGTGTTGGCTATTCGACCCCGGACCCGGAAGAAGCGATGATTAAGCAACAAGCCATTGAACGATCGACAAATGCCTATGTCGTTGTTGATCATACAAAGCTTGGAGATGTGACTTTTTCCAAGGTGGCAGATTTGGGGTCTGCAGAATTAATTACATCTGATAAAGCAGAATCTGAGTTAGTTGAAATAATCAGGGAACAAACAAACGTACAGGTGGTGACACAACAATGA